In Pseudomonas sp. P5_109, the genomic window ACAACCCTGTTCCTCGACCCTAGCCAGCCCATGGATGTGCATGTCTATGCAGACCTGTCGGAGATGGGGTTTCGTCGCAGTGGCGATCATCTCTACCGGCCGCATTGCCAGAATTGCAATGCCTGCGTTCCGGCGCGCATTCCCGTGGGGCAGTTCACGCCCAACCGGCAACAGAAACGCATCTTCAAGCGTAATGCGGATTTGCAGGTACGTCCGGCCAAGCCCTGCTTCAGCGAAGAGTACTTCGACCTTTACCAGCGCTATATCGAGCAGCGTCATGCCGATGGCGATATGTACCCGCCAAGTCGCGACCAATTTTCCACATTCCTGGTGCGGGATCTGCCGTTTTCACGCTTTTATGAGTTCCGCCTGAACGGCCAACTGCTGGCCGTCGCTGTCACCGACTTGCTGCCGAATGGCCTTTCGGCGGTTTATACCTTTTACGAACCCTCCGAAGAGCGCCGCAGCCTCGGGCGTTTCGCAATCCTCTGGCAAATCGGCGAGGCCAGGCGGCTGGGGCTGGAAGCGGTCTACCTCGGCTACTGGATCAAAAACTGCAAAAAGATGAACTACAAGACTCAATATCGCCCCATTGA contains:
- a CDS encoding arginyltransferase, producing the protein MTELARLKFYATQPHSCSYLPEEQATTLFLDPSQPMDVHVYADLSEMGFRRSGDHLYRPHCQNCNACVPARIPVGQFTPNRQQKRIFKRNADLQVRPAKPCFSEEYFDLYQRYIEQRHADGDMYPPSRDQFSTFLVRDLPFSRFYEFRLNGQLLAVAVTDLLPNGLSAVYTFYEPSEERRSLGRFAILWQIGEARRLGLEAVYLGYWIKNCKKMNYKTQYRPIELLINQRWVVLN